In Chloroflexota bacterium, one genomic interval encodes:
- a CDS encoding zinc ribbon domain-containing protein produces MPIYEYRCEQCGRLSAVFRRNYESPVALSCPYCGHRELQKLISRFAVARSEESRLESLADPSKLGDVDESDPRSVARWARRMGRELGDELGNGFEEMTEQIASGELPPEGVQEEANDGLF; encoded by the coding sequence ATGCCGATATATGAATACCGTTGTGAACAGTGTGGGCGATTATCTGCAGTCTTTAGGCGAAATTACGAGAGTCCTGTGGCTCTTTCCTGTCCATATTGTGGGCATCGTGAGCTCCAAAAACTCATTTCCCGCTTTGCTGTAGCCAGGTCAGAGGAAAGCCGGTTGGAGTCACTGGCTGATCCCAGCAAATTAGGCGATGTTGATGAGAGTGATCCCAGGAGCGTGGCCCGCTGGGCCAGGCGTATGGGAAGGGAATTGGGGGATGAGCTGGGGAATGGTTTCGAGGAAATGACTGAGCAGATAGCCTCTGGGGAACTTCCTCCGGAGGGCGTCCAGGAAGAAGCGAATGATGGGCTCTTCTAG